Genomic window (Planococcus sp. MSAK28401):
TCCACGATCATTTTCTTCAGCAAGGTCGTTTTCCCGCTGCCGAGAAATCCGCTGAACAAATACACATCAACCATCAACTCATCCTTTCTCTCCTATTGAAAGAAAAGGCCCGCCGGAAGCGGGCCTTTTCAGTTATCTTATTCTTCTGTATCGGCTTCTTCTTCATCAGCCGGTTCTTCAGTTGTTAAGCCAGCCTGCTCCATCAAGATATCTGTTGCTTCCTGGAGCTGTGGATCTTCGGTATTGATCTTTTCACGCAATTGGTCCATGACCGCATATACGGTATCTTCGGTCAATACACCATCCGTTTCCAAATCATTCGCTTCCTGGAACTCCATAACGGCCTGCTCCATCTCTTCTTCGAACACGCCATCGATTTCGCCGACTTCATAACCGAGTGCATCCAGCATTTTCTCAGCAGTTTGCACTTGTTCGGATATGCTGCCATCTTTCAACTCAACTGATGGGTCAAGGAATGGCAGAGACGCATATTCTGGATATGGAACCACTACATCCGGCTCGATGCCTTCTTCGTGGATCCAATTGCCATCCGGCGTCAACCATTTAGCGGTCGTGAACTTCAAGTTCGAGCCATCCGAAAGGTCATTTGCCGTTTGGACGGTCCCTTTCCCGAAGGTTTTTTCGCCGACCAAGGTCACGTCTGCGGATTCGCTCATCGCTCCTGCCAAAATTTCAGAAGCTGATGCACTGCCTCCATCGATCAATAATGTGACCGGGATATCCAGTTTATCGCCGTCTGTAGCTAAATACACTTCCGGCTCTTCGCCTTTTGCCTGCACTTCGAACATTTCCTTGCCTTCTTCAATGAAGAGGTTGGAAATATCAAGCGCCGTATTCAACAAGCCGCCTGGATTCTGGCGCACATCAAGGACTACCGCTTCCATGCCTTGTTCTTCCATTTCAGCAATGGCATCCTGCAATTCATCGTAAGTGTTTTCCGAGAAACTGGTGATATTGATGTGGGCGACTTGGTCATTGACCATTTCCGCATACACGGTTTCGATCGGGATCTCGTCACGGACGATCGTAATCTCAATCGGGTCAGCATTTTCACCGCGCTGGATCGTCAAGGTCACTTCGGTTCCTTTTTCCCCACGGATCAACATGACCGCTTCGGTCGTAGAGAACCCTTGGATGCTTTCACCGTCAACTTCCAATATTTGGTCATTCGGCAAGACGCCTGCTTTTTCAGCCGGCGAGTTCTTGATCGGTGAAACCACCGTTACATAACCATTGCGCTCCTGGACTTCTGCACCGATTCCTTCAAAACTGGATGAAATGCCTTCCATAAACTGGGCTGCTTCGTTTTCATCCATATAGTCGGAATATGGGTCGCCAAGTGCGTCGACCATGCCATTGATGGCACCATTGATCAAATCTTCTTGCTCTATTTCTTCAAAATACTGTGCTTCTATCTGGTCGTAAGCAGAATATAATTTTTGGAATTCCTGTCGTTCAGGACTGTTCACCTCCACTGCCTTATCTTCTCCGAAAGTCAAAGCAAAAACGGTAATGCCCGCTGTCGCGATAATCAGGAAAAAGACAAGCATGATGAAATAGAAGGTTTTCATTCGAATAAAATGCGGCTTCGGTTCCTCTGCCGCCTGCGCTTCGGGTTGCTGTTCTTCGCCCGGTCGCTTCTCGTCCATATGTTTCACCACTTTCTTCATTCACCTGACAGCAAGTTTCAAAAATTCTCCCAAAACTTGCCGGGTTAAAAGAAAAAGACTGCCTCGACAGTCTTTTTTCCTGTTAGTCTTGGATCGCTGCGTCCAATGCCACAACAATCATATCGCTGAAAGTTGTTTGGCGCTCTTCTGCAGAAGTTACTTCTCCAGTCAATAAATGGTCGCTGACTGTCAAAATCGATAGTGCTTTGCGCCCGAATTTCGCCGCTAGCGTGTACAACGCGGAAGATTCCATCTCTAGGCCAAGAATTCCGTATTGTGCCCATTTTTCGTGCTCAGCGTGTTCATTGTAGAATACGTCTTCAGTGAATACGTTCCCGACACGCAAGTTCAAGCCTTTTTCCTGCCCGGCTGCATAAGCCTTTTGCAGCAAGTCGAAGTTTGCGATCGGCGCATACGTGATACCGTTGAAGATGATATCGTTCATTTTTGAATCCGTTGATGCTGCTTGCGCAAGGATAACATCACGCACTTTGACGTCCTTATGGATCGAGCCGCATGTACCGACACGAATCAATTTCTGCACGTCGTATTCTTGCATCAATTCCGTCACATAGATCGAGATCGACGGGACGCCCATGCCCGTTCCTTGAACGGAAATGCGTTTGCCTTTGTATGTACCCGTATAGCCGAACATATTGCGGACTTCGTTATACAATGTTACGTCTTCAAGGAATGTTTCCGCGATGTACTTCGCGCGAAGTGGATCTCCAGGAAGTAGAATAGTATCGGCGATATCGCCTTTTTTAGCATTAATGTGAACACTCATCATAAAACCTCACTTTATTTTAGTCGATTTAATCATACTGTTTTTTATCGCCAAGTGCAATGAAGAGCTTTAACCTGCTTCGTATTCTTGCCATATTCGGTCAAATGTGGAAGCTTGGAGAACTGGATGCGCCTTTTCTTCAACGTATTGGGAGAGTTCCTGGAAATCTGTGCTCGTTTTTGGGAAACTATGATCCAAAAACATCGCTTCGGCAAATTGGGAATATTCATCTTGTATAATCTTGCCGCGGTATTTCAATGCAAATTGGTAAAATGAGCGCTCCATAAGAAGCTCCTCCTTTCAGCAAAAAGCCCGGACCGGAGTCCAGGCTTTCCTTTTATTCGAATAGTTGCAAGTATTCGCTATAGCCTTGTTGTTCCAATTGGTCTTTTGGGACGAAACGCAATGCCGCGGAATTAATGCAGTAGCGTAAGCCGCCGAGTTCAGATGGCCCGTCTGGGAACAAATGCCCGAGATGCGAATCGGCAGAAGCGGAGCGTACTTCAGTCCGTCTCATGCCATGGCTCGTATCGAAGCTTTCCTTCACTTCTTCCCCTTCGATCGGTTTGGCAAAACTCGGCCAGCCGCAATGGGCGTCAAATTTGTCTTTCGAACTGAACAAAGGTTTGCCCGAGACGATGTCGACATAAATGCCTTCTTCAAAATGCTGGTCGAATTCGCCTTGGAACGGCGGTTCAGTTCCGTTTTCCTGCGTAACATGGTATTGCATTGGCGTCAATTTCGTTTTCAAATCGTCTTTCATTTCGATTCCCCCCAATGGTTTTGGATAAATGTCTTGCGACCGGATCCTGTCGCATAACGGTTATAATGTGTTGGGTTTTTCTGGTAATAATCTTGATGATAGGTTTCGGCCGGATAGAATTCTTTCGCTTCCAGAATATCGGTGGCAATCGGCTTAGTAAACTTGCCCGATTGCTCCAACTGCTGTTTGGATTTTTCGGCAGCGATGCGCTGTTCTTCCGT
Coding sequences:
- a CDS encoding S41 family peptidase — protein: MDEKRPGEEQQPEAQAAEEPKPHFIRMKTFYFIMLVFFLIIATAGITVFALTFGEDKAVEVNSPERQEFQKLYSAYDQIEAQYFEEIEQEDLINGAINGMVDALGDPYSDYMDENEAAQFMEGISSSFEGIGAEVQERNGYVTVVSPIKNSPAEKAGVLPNDQILEVDGESIQGFSTTEAVMLIRGEKGTEVTLTIQRGENADPIEITIVRDEIPIETVYAEMVNDQVAHINITSFSENTYDELQDAIAEMEEQGMEAVVLDVRQNPGGLLNTALDISNLFIEEGKEMFEVQAKGEEPEVYLATDGDKLDIPVTLLIDGGSASASEILAGAMSESADVTLVGEKTFGKGTVQTANDLSDGSNLKFTTAKWLTPDGNWIHEEGIEPDVVVPYPEYASLPFLDPSVELKDGSISEQVQTAEKMLDALGYEVGEIDGVFEEEMEQAVMEFQEANDLETDGVLTEDTVYAVMDQLREKINTEDPQLQEATDILMEQAGLTTEEPADEEEADTEE
- the deoD gene encoding purine-nucleoside phosphorylase, which translates into the protein MSVHINAKKGDIADTILLPGDPLRAKYIAETFLEDVTLYNEVRNMFGYTGTYKGKRISVQGTGMGVPSISIYVTELMQEYDVQKLIRVGTCGSIHKDVKVRDVILAQAASTDSKMNDIIFNGITYAPIANFDLLQKAYAAGQEKGLNLRVGNVFTEDVFYNEHAEHEKWAQYGILGLEMESSALYTLAAKFGRKALSILTVSDHLLTGEVTSAEERQTTFSDMIVVALDAAIQD
- a CDS encoding YozE family protein, giving the protein MERSFYQFALKYRGKIIQDEYSQFAEAMFLDHSFPKTSTDFQELSQYVEEKAHPVLQASTFDRIWQEYEAG
- the msrB gene encoding peptide-methionine (R)-S-oxide reductase MsrB, translating into MKDDLKTKLTPMQYHVTQENGTEPPFQGEFDQHFEEGIYVDIVSGKPLFSSKDKFDAHCGWPSFAKPIEGEEVKESFDTSHGMRRTEVRSASADSHLGHLFPDGPSELGGLRYCINSAALRFVPKDQLEQQGYSEYLQLFE